The window TACACACACAACAGCCGGGCAGCCCGAGTGGCTGCGAGTCAAAGAGGCCTGCGACTACAGCCGCCTCACCAAAGCCAAACTCTACGACCTCATGAACCGAGGTCACCTCCGCTTCTCCTCCCTGAAGGAAGAAGGCCAAAGCAAAGGCACCCGCCTCATCCACTTCCCCTGCCTGCGTCACTTCATCGAGAGCCGCGCCCGTGGGGGAAGGGCGGGATGATTGGATGATGGATGGATGGTTGGGGGGCAGCGCATAGCCCTGCTTAACCAATCATCCATTCATCAGCGGCAGGCGCATCGTCGTAGGCCGGATGTGTTTGGCGCCATGGACTTTGCTAACACGAAAAACCCCTTCGCCAAATGATCCGGCTCAGGGAACGCGCGATGACTCGAGAACATCCTGCATCCGTTCGACTCCCCAGCTTCCCAGAGGCCGGATAGTTCAGCGAAGCAAGACGAAGAGCCAACGGCCTCCACCGCGCTGAACACATCCGGCCTACAGCCCAGCAGCTCAGGGGGCGACACGTGTCGCCCCCGCCCTTTGACACGGCAGGTCCTCACACCCACCACGCTCGCCGCCTGAGTTGACACCGCAGGTCCGTCAATCGCCAACAACCAAGGACCAGGAACCAACAACCAGGAACCAGGAACCAGGAACCAACAACCAAGAACCTCTTCCCCCATGTCCCCGCTCGACCGCGCTGCCGCTTATCTCCAGCACCTGCCGCCCGCCATCTCCGGCAGCGGCGGACACAGCGCCACCTATCGGGCCGCATGCGCTCTGGTGCAGGGGTTTGCCCTGGGTGAAACCGACGCCCTGCCGCTGCTGCAAGCCTGGAACCACAGCCACTGCCAGCCGCCGTGGACCGAGCGCGAGCTGCGCCACAAGCTCCGCAGCGCCACGCAGTCCAGTGCCCACGCCCAGCGTCCTCTGGGTTACTTGCTGAATGAGGATCGCCCGCGTGCACCCACAGCCCGCGCCTGCCGTCAGCCTAGCTTCTTTTTGACACGCACGCTTGGGACCATGAACTGCGAACACGAAACGAACCGACAGGCGCAGCAGCGCCAAGACTGGCCCGCCTTCAGGCCGCTGAAACCTGCCCTGATCGAGCGCATCGCCCAGCAGCGGGGGATGCGGCCGGATGCCGTGGATCTCGCCCAGCGGCACGGTTTCCTCAGCGGCGGCCTGGTGGATGGGCAGGCCTGCTACCTCCTGCATGAGGGCAGCTTTGCTCAGGCTCGGCGGCTGGATGGGGAGCCTTTCTGGCGCGCCGATGGGAGCCCGCTCAAGGCCAAGAACCTGCCCGGCAGTGAAGGGGCTTTCATTGGGCAAAGATGGTTAGGATCGGCCACGCATGTCTTGCTCGTGGAAGGCGCCATCGCTTTGATCGAGGCCCTGGCCGCCTGGGCACTCGTGGATGCGCCGCAGCCCTGGGCCATCCTCGCCGCCACCAGCGCCAGCTCCCGCTTTGCCCGCGATCCCGCCCTGCTGCACCAGCTCCGTGGCAAGCACCTGCGCCTCGTCCCCGATGCCGATGCCTCCGGCCTGAAAGCGGCGGCGGCGTGGCTGGCCGAGTTAGACGCCGGAGGCATCTCCGTGGATGTCTATGCCCTGCCGGAAGGCTGTAAAGACCTCGCCCCGCTCATCACCCCTTCCGGTCATGCTCAACATGCGGACACGCTCAGCCAGCTCTTCATGACGGAGGCGAAGTAGGGCGGGTTTGTCCGGCCTTCGATAAGCCTATCTCGCTGGATTCCGTCGCCGGATAACCCGCCTCCTCGAGCGATGCGAAACCACCCCTGCAACCGCAACCGATCCTTCGCCATGCCCGACCCTAGAGCATCCACCCCGCCCGAAAAGCCGGGTTATCCGGCAACGAGATGGACAGGCGAAACACATCCAAAGCCGGACAAACCCAGCCTACGCCCACCCCTTCCAACCTTCTAACCCGGAACCAAGAACAAAGCACCAAGAACGCATCCCATGCAAGACATCACCGAAGCCCTACGCCAACACCCCAGCTATCAACAGACGCTACAGCAGCACACCGCCCTCGCTCTCCACACGTCGGAAAGG is drawn from Prosthecobacter debontii and contains these coding sequences:
- a CDS encoding helix-turn-helix domain-containing protein codes for the protein MKDANTHTTAGQPEWLRVKEACDYSRLTKAKLYDLMNRGHLRFSSLKEEGQSKGTRLIHFPCLRHFIESRARGGRAG